The proteins below come from a single Rhizobium sp. BT04 genomic window:
- a CDS encoding ROK family transcriptional regulator gives MSSLDGPANIPVPPPILNPAGGANQVRVRAYNERLVLSLVRLYGALSKADIARRSGLSAQTVSVIMRVLEKEGLLSRGEPVRGRVGQPSIPMHLNPDAVYSYGLKIGRRSADLVLMDFVGRIRMQLHKTYAYPLPEEILAFVTSGIQDLEDRLDDKQRGRIAGLGIAAPFELWNWAEEVGAPPGAMEVWREVDLQADIAARVAHPVFLQNDATSACGAELVFGIGPSYPDFVYFFIGSFIGGGIVLNSAIFSGRTGTAGAIGPLPVRGKNGETKQLLEIASIFVLENMLRERGIDPEPLWYSADDWVDFGEPMESWIQDSAKALAQAIVAAASILDFSAAVIDGGFPHWVRSRVVQATIDEAAKLDLQGVVMPEIIEGAVGAQARAIGGASLPIFARYLTDQNVLFKEVDHAERT, from the coding sequence ATGTCGTCCTTGGATGGACCGGCGAATATACCGGTCCCGCCACCAATTCTGAATCCGGCCGGCGGTGCGAACCAGGTCAGGGTGCGGGCCTATAACGAACGGCTCGTGCTGTCGCTGGTGCGTCTCTACGGCGCGCTGTCGAAGGCCGATATCGCACGCCGCAGCGGCCTGTCGGCGCAGACCGTCTCCGTCATCATGCGGGTGCTGGAGAAGGAAGGGCTGCTGTCGCGCGGGGAACCGGTGCGCGGCCGAGTCGGCCAGCCGTCGATCCCAATGCATCTCAATCCCGACGCCGTCTATTCCTATGGTTTAAAGATAGGGCGACGCAGCGCCGATCTGGTGCTGATGGATTTCGTCGGCCGCATCCGCATGCAGCTGCACAAGACCTATGCCTATCCGCTGCCGGAGGAAATCCTCGCTTTCGTCACCTCGGGCATCCAAGATCTCGAGGACCGACTCGACGACAAGCAGCGCGGCCGCATTGCCGGCCTCGGCATCGCCGCGCCTTTCGAGCTCTGGAACTGGGCCGAAGAGGTGGGTGCGCCGCCGGGCGCCATGGAGGTCTGGCGCGAGGTCGATCTGCAGGCCGATATCGCCGCGCGCGTCGCCCATCCGGTCTTCCTGCAGAACGATGCGACCAGCGCCTGCGGCGCCGAACTCGTCTTCGGCATCGGGCCGTCCTATCCGGATTTCGTCTATTTCTTCATCGGCTCCTTCATCGGCGGCGGCATCGTCCTGAACTCGGCGATCTTTTCCGGCCGCACCGGTACGGCCGGGGCGATCGGGCCGCTGCCGGTGCGCGGCAAGAACGGCGAGACCAAGCAGCTGCTCGAAATCGCCTCGATCTTCGTGCTCGAAAACATGCTGCGCGAACGCGGCATCGATCCCGAGCCGCTCTGGTATTCGGCCGACGACTGGGTGGATTTCGGCGAGCCGATGGAAAGCTGGATCCAGGATAGCGCCAAGGCGCTGGCGCAGGCGATCGTCGCCGCCGCCTCGATCCTCGATTTCAGCGCGGCCGTGATCGACGGCGGCTTTCCCCACTGGGTGCGCAGCCGCGTGGTGCAGGCGACGATCGACGAAGCCGCCAAGCTCGACCTGCAGGGCGTCGTCATGCCCGAAATCATCGAGGGCGCGGTCGGCGCGCAGGCGCGCGCCATCGGCGGCGCCAGCCTGCCGATCTTTGCGCGTTACCTCACCGACCAGAACGTACTCTTCAAGGAGGTAGACCATGCTGAAAGGACTTGA
- a CDS encoding sugar ABC transporter substrate-binding protein: protein MKKSVLAFGALALGVTFSAPVMAADVAACLITKTDTNPFFVKMKEGATAKAKELGVSLKSYAGKIDGDSESQVAAIESCIADGAKGILLTASDTKGIVSSVKKARDAGLLVIALDTPLEPADAADATFATDNLLAGKLIGQWAKETLGDKAKDAKVGFLDLTPSQPTVDVLRDQGFMIGFGIDPKNPDKIGDEDDKRIVGHDVTNGNEEGGRKAMENLLQKDPGINVIHTINEPAAVGAYQALKAVGMEKNVLIVSVDGGCPGVKSVKEGVIGATSQQYPLLMASLGIEAIKKFADSGEKPKPTEGKSFFDTGVSLVTDKPVSGVKSIDTKEGTDKCWG from the coding sequence ATGAAGAAATCTGTTCTCGCTTTCGGCGCGCTCGCGCTTGGTGTCACTTTTTCCGCTCCTGTCATGGCGGCTGACGTTGCTGCCTGCCTCATCACCAAGACCGACACCAACCCCTTCTTCGTCAAGATGAAGGAAGGTGCGACCGCCAAGGCCAAGGAACTCGGCGTTTCGCTGAAGTCCTATGCCGGCAAGATCGATGGCGACAGCGAAAGCCAGGTGGCCGCGATCGAAAGCTGCATTGCCGACGGCGCCAAGGGCATCCTGCTCACCGCTTCCGACACCAAGGGCATCGTCTCTTCGGTCAAGAAGGCGCGTGATGCCGGCCTGCTGGTCATCGCGCTCGACACGCCGCTCGAGCCGGCCGATGCCGCCGATGCCACCTTCGCCACCGACAACCTGCTCGCCGGCAAGCTGATCGGCCAGTGGGCCAAGGAAACGCTCGGCGACAAGGCCAAGGACGCCAAGGTCGGCTTCCTCGACCTGACCCCGTCGCAGCCGACGGTCGACGTTCTGCGCGACCAGGGCTTCATGATCGGCTTCGGCATCGACCCGAAGAACCCGGACAAGATCGGCGACGAAGACGACAAGCGCATCGTCGGTCATGACGTGACCAACGGCAATGAAGAAGGCGGCCGCAAGGCCATGGAAAACCTTCTGCAGAAGGATCCTGGCATCAACGTCATCCACACGATCAACGAACCGGCCGCAGTCGGTGCCTATCAGGCGCTGAAGGCCGTCGGCATGGAAAAGAACGTGCTGATCGTCTCGGTCGACGGCGGTTGCCCGGGTGTCAAGTCGGTCAAGGAAGGCGTCATCGGCGCCACCTCGCAGCAATATCCGCTGCTGATGGCGTCGCTCGGCATCGAGGCGATCAAGAAGTTCGCCGACAGCGGTGAAAAGCCGAAGCCGACCGAAGGCAAGTCCTTCTTCGACACCGGCGTTTCGCTCGTCACCGACAAGCCGGTCTCCGGCGTCAAGTCGATCGACACCAAGGAAGGCACCGACAAGTGCTGGGGCTAA
- a CDS encoding ABC transporter permease: MTGTQEFERVLDGSDKSVASFEHQDVSLIKRAQHFLHSTPAAVPLIVLVLAIIIFGIAIGGRFFSSYTLTLILQQIAIVGILGAAQTLVILTAGIDLSIGVIMVISAVIMGNVAITYGIPTPIAVISGLLVGGLCGLLNGFLVAFMKLPPFIVTLGTWNIVMATNFIYSANETIRDTDVDEQAPLLHLFAMSFKAGTAVLTLGVIAMVLLVMLLWYVLNHTAWGRHVYAVGDDPEAAKLSGIQTKKVLLTVYTISGVIAAFAAWVSIGRNGSISPSSAVTDYNLQAITATVIGGISLFGGRGSILGTLFGAMIVGVVSMGLNMLGADPQWKVLLTGVLIIAAVAIDQWIRKVSV; encoded by the coding sequence ATGACCGGAACACAGGAATTCGAACGCGTCCTCGACGGCAGCGACAAGAGCGTCGCCTCCTTCGAGCACCAGGATGTCTCGCTGATCAAGCGCGCCCAGCATTTTCTGCACTCGACGCCGGCCGCCGTGCCGCTGATCGTGCTGGTGCTGGCGATCATCATCTTCGGCATCGCCATCGGCGGACGGTTCTTCTCGTCCTATACGCTGACACTGATCCTGCAGCAGATCGCCATCGTCGGCATTCTCGGTGCTGCCCAGACGCTGGTCATCCTGACGGCCGGCATCGATCTTTCGATCGGCGTCATCATGGTGATCTCGGCGGTCATCATGGGCAATGTCGCCATCACCTACGGCATACCGACGCCGATCGCCGTCATATCAGGCCTCCTGGTCGGCGGCCTGTGCGGATTGCTGAACGGCTTTCTCGTCGCCTTCATGAAGCTGCCGCCCTTCATCGTCACGCTCGGCACCTGGAATATCGTCATGGCGACGAATTTCATCTATTCCGCCAATGAGACGATCCGCGACACCGACGTCGACGAACAGGCGCCGCTGCTGCATCTTTTCGCCATGAGCTTCAAAGCCGGCACAGCCGTGCTGACCCTCGGCGTCATCGCCATGGTGCTGCTCGTCATGCTGCTCTGGTACGTGCTCAATCACACCGCCTGGGGCCGGCATGTCTATGCGGTCGGCGACGATCCGGAAGCGGCCAAGCTCTCCGGCATCCAGACCAAGAAGGTGCTGCTCACCGTCTACACCATCTCCGGCGTCATCGCCGCCTTCGCCGCCTGGGTCTCGATCGGCCGCAACGGCTCGATCTCGCCGTCCTCGGCGGTCACCGACTATAACCTCCAGGCGATCACCGCGACCGTGATCGGCGGCATCTCGCTCTTCGGTGGCCGTGGCTCCATTCTCGGCACGCTCTTCGGCGCGATGATCGTCGGCGTCGTCTCGATGGGCCTCAACATGCTCGGCGCCGACCCGCAATGGAAAGTCCTCTTGACGGGCGTGCTGATCATCGCCGCCGTCGCCATCGACCAGTGGATCAGAAAGGTTTCGGTGTAA